One segment of Stappia sp. 28M-7 DNA contains the following:
- the fabZ gene encoding 3-hydroxyacyl-ACP dehydratase FabZ yields MSEGEKKELGSADIMRILELLPHRYPFLMVDRIVDMDGDNSAVGIKNVTANEPHFMGHFPNQPVMPGVLIIEGMAQTAGALCVYSRGQSDTPKLVYFMTIDKVKFRKPVLPGDQLRYQMTKIRNRTNIWKFEGIATVDGVKVAEAEISAMLVDH; encoded by the coding sequence ATGAGCGAAGGCGAAAAGAAAGAACTGGGTAGCGCCGATATCATGCGGATCCTGGAGCTGTTGCCCCACCGCTACCCCTTCCTGATGGTGGACCGTATCGTCGACATGGATGGGGACAACTCCGCCGTCGGCATCAAGAACGTGACGGCCAACGAGCCGCATTTCATGGGGCATTTCCCCAATCAGCCGGTCATGCCGGGCGTCCTCATCATCGAGGGCATGGCCCAGACGGCGGGCGCGCTGTGCGTCTATTCGCGCGGCCAGTCGGACACGCCGAAGCTCGTCTACTTCATGACCATCGACAAGGTGAAGTTCCGCAAGCCGGTGCTGCCGGGCGACCAGCTTCGCTATCAGATGACCAAGATCCGCAACCGCACGAACATCTGGAAGTTCGAAGGCATTGCGACGGTCGACGGCGTCAAGGTCGCCGAGGCCGAGATCAGCGCCATGCTGGTCGACCACTGA